In Pseudomonas fluorescens, the following are encoded in one genomic region:
- a CDS encoding chemotaxis protein CheW: MIAADTFSVTRDAQAIDDCWNRIGIHGDKSCPLLSEHIHCRNCTVYSAAATRLLDRYALQQEDRGPASVAVESEVKTRSLLMFRLGEEWLGLATRSLVEVAPLQAIHSLPHQRSRALLGVANVRGALVACLSLVELLGLDGTSNVAPGARVMPRMLIIAADGGPVVVPVDEVDGIHAIDERILDAASRSGAQVSAKYTRGVLQFKGRSLRWLDEEQLLSAVSRSLT, translated from the coding sequence ATGATCGCCGCCGACACCTTTAGCGTCACCCGGGATGCCCAGGCCATCGACGATTGCTGGAACCGCATCGGTATCCACGGCGACAAGTCCTGCCCGCTGCTCAGCGAACATATTCATTGCCGCAATTGTACGGTGTATTCCGCGGCCGCCACACGCTTGCTCGATCGCTATGCATTGCAGCAGGAAGATCGCGGGCCAGCGTCCGTCGCGGTCGAGAGCGAGGTGAAAACCCGCTCGCTGTTGATGTTCCGTTTGGGGGAGGAGTGGCTGGGGCTCGCGACCCGTAGTCTGGTAGAGGTAGCGCCGCTGCAAGCGATTCACTCTTTGCCGCATCAACGCTCCCGGGCCTTGCTCGGTGTGGCGAATGTGCGCGGTGCGTTGGTCGCCTGCCTGTCGCTGGTGGAGCTGCTCGGCCTCGACGGCACCAGCAACGTGGCACCCGGCGCGCGGGTCATGCCACGCATGTTGATCATCGCCGCCGATGGCGGGCCGGTGGTGGTGCCGGTGGACGAGGTCGACGGGATTCATGCCATCGATGAGCGCATCCTCGATGCCGCGTCGCGCTCGGGTGCTCAGGTCAGCGCCAAATACACCCGTGGCGTGTTGCAATTCAAAGGTCGCAGCCTGCGTTGGCTGGATGAAGAACAGCTGCTGTCCGCCGTGTCCCGGAGCCTCACATGA
- a CDS encoding hybrid sensor histidine kinase/response regulator: protein MTPEQMRDASLLELFSLEAEAQTQVLSAGLLALERDPTQADQLESCMRAAHSLKGAARIVGVDAGVSVAHVMEDCLVSAQEGRLLLRPEHIDALLQGTDLLMRIATPNSTPGAADIDAYVVLMAGLLDPAAFLIAAAAPVMAELQLEAPVPKVEPPVPAIEPPPAPAPSKTKRTTENGERVLRVTAERLNSLLDLSSKSLVETLRLKPHLATMQRLKRMQSNSLRALENLNVHLKDHALSLEAQETLEDARRLLAQSQQLLMEKNAELDEFAWHASQRAQVLYDTALACRMRPFADVLTGQVRMVRDLGRDLGKQVRLEIEGEKTQVDRDVLEKLEAPLTHLLRNAVDHGIETPEQRLLAGKPAEGLIRLRASHQAGLLVLELSDDGNGVDLEKLRRSIVERSLSPAQTAAQLSEEELLTFLFLPGFSLRDTVTEVSGRGVGLDAVQHMVRQLRGAVVLEQAAGEGSRFHLEVPLTLSVVRSLVVDVGDEAYAFPLAHIERMCDLEPADIVQVEGRQHFWHEGRHVGLVAASQLLQRPASQNSGQTLKVVVIRERDAIYGVAVERFIGERTLVVLPLDERLGKVQDISAGALLDDGSVVLIVDVEDMLRSVEKLLNTGRLERIARHSNQVVEAARKRILVVDDSLTVRELQRKLLLNRGYDVAVAVDGMDGWNALRSEDFDLLITDIDMPRMDGIELVTLLRRDNRLQSLPVMVVSYKDREEDRRRGLDAGADYYLAKASFHDDALLDAVVELIGGARA, encoded by the coding sequence ATGACCCCCGAGCAAATGCGCGACGCCTCTTTGCTGGAGCTGTTCAGCCTGGAGGCCGAAGCCCAGACCCAGGTCTTGAGCGCCGGCCTGCTGGCGCTTGAGCGCGATCCGACCCAGGCCGATCAACTTGAATCGTGCATGCGTGCGGCGCACTCGCTCAAGGGGGCGGCGCGGATCGTTGGCGTCGATGCCGGGGTCAGCGTTGCCCATGTGATGGAAGATTGCCTGGTCAGTGCCCAGGAAGGCCGCCTGTTGCTGCGCCCCGAGCACATCGATGCGTTGCTGCAAGGCACTGATTTGCTGATGCGCATCGCCACGCCGAACAGCACGCCGGGGGCCGCGGACATCGACGCCTATGTGGTATTGATGGCGGGGTTGCTAGACCCGGCGGCGTTCCTGATTGCGGCTGCTGCACCGGTGATGGCCGAGCTACAACTCGAGGCACCCGTGCCCAAGGTCGAGCCGCCGGTGCCTGCCATCGAACCGCCACCGGCACCAGCCCCGAGCAAGACCAAACGCACCACCGAAAACGGCGAACGTGTGCTGCGTGTCACCGCCGAGCGGCTGAACAGCCTGCTCGATCTGTCGAGCAAATCCCTGGTGGAAACCCTGCGGCTCAAACCGCACCTTGCGACCATGCAGCGACTCAAACGCATGCAGAGCAACAGCCTGCGCGCACTGGAGAATCTCAATGTGCATCTCAAGGATCACGCCTTGAGCCTGGAAGCTCAGGAGACCCTTGAGGATGCGCGGCGATTGCTCGCGCAATCCCAGCAACTGCTCATGGAAAAGAACGCCGAACTCGATGAGTTCGCCTGGCATGCCAGCCAGCGGGCACAGGTGTTGTACGACACGGCGCTGGCCTGTCGCATGCGGCCGTTTGCCGATGTGCTGACCGGGCAGGTGCGGATGGTCCGGGATCTGGGGCGCGATCTGGGCAAACAGGTGCGGCTGGAAATTGAAGGCGAAAAAACCCAGGTCGATCGCGACGTACTGGAAAAGCTCGAAGCACCGCTGACTCACCTGTTACGCAATGCGGTCGACCACGGCATCGAAACCCCGGAACAACGCCTGCTGGCCGGCAAGCCGGCTGAAGGTTTGATTCGCCTGCGCGCTTCTCATCAGGCCGGTTTGCTGGTGCTCGAATTGAGCGATGACGGCAACGGCGTGGATCTGGAAAAGCTCCGCCGAAGCATCGTTGAACGAAGTTTGTCGCCCGCGCAAACCGCTGCTCAGTTGAGTGAAGAGGAGTTGCTGACGTTCCTGTTCCTGCCCGGTTTCAGTCTGCGCGACACGGTCACCGAGGTGTCCGGTCGCGGCGTCGGCCTGGATGCAGTGCAGCACATGGTCCGGCAGTTGCGCGGCGCGGTGGTGCTGGAGCAGGCGGCAGGCGAGGGCAGTCGTTTCCACCTTGAGGTACCGCTGACCCTGTCGGTGGTGCGCAGCCTCGTGGTGGACGTCGGCGACGAAGCCTATGCCTTCCCGTTGGCCCATATCGAGCGCATGTGCGACCTGGAGCCGGCGGATATCGTGCAGGTCGAAGGCCGCCAGCATTTCTGGCACGAAGGCCGGCATGTCGGCCTGGTGGCAGCCAGTCAGTTGCTGCAACGTCCGGCCAGCCAGAACAGCGGGCAAACCCTGAAAGTCGTGGTGATTCGCGAGCGCGATGCCATCTACGGGGTGGCGGTGGAACGGTTTATAGGTGAGCGGACATTGGTGGTGCTGCCGCTGGATGAGCGTCTGGGCAAGGTGCAGGACATTTCCGCCGGGGCCCTGCTCGACGACGGCTCGGTGGTGCTGATCGTCGATGTCGAAGACATGCTGCGTTCAGTGGAGAAGCTGCTCAACACAGGTCGCCTGGAGCGCATTGCCCGTCACAGCAATCAGGTGGTCGAGGCGGCCCGCAAACGCATTCTGGTGGTGGATGATTCTCTGACCGTGCGAGAGTTGCAGCGCAAGCTGTTGCTCAATCGCGGCTACGACGTGGCGGTTGCGGTGGACGGCATGGACGGCTGGAACGCGCTGCGTTCGGAGGATTTCGACCTGCTGATCACCGACATTGATATGCCGCGCATGGATGGCATCGAACTGGTCACGCTGCTGCGTCGGGATAATCGCCTGCAATCGCTGCCGGTGATGGTGGTGTCCTACAAGGATCGTGAAGAGGACCGGCGCCGTGGACTGGATGCCGGGGCCGACTATTATCTAGCCAAGGCCAGTTTCCATGACGACGCCTTGCTCGATGCAGTGGTCGAGCTCATCGGAGGAGCACGAGCATGA
- a CDS encoding chemotaxis response regulator protein-glutamate methylesterase, with the protein MRIAIVNDMPMAVEALRRALAFEPAHEVVWVAGNGAEAVRQCALDTPDLILMDLIMPVMDGVEATRRIMAETPCAIVIVTVDRQQNVHRVFEAMGHGALDVVDTPALGAGNAQEAAAPLLRKILNIVWLIGDKGNRPRPAPVPLRSSGSRQSLIAIGSSAGGPAALEVLLKGLPRDFSPAIVLVQHVDQVFAAGMAEWLGSASGLDVRLAQEGEPPQSGAVLLAGTNHHIRLLKNGTLAYTAEPVNEIYRPSIDVFFESVASYWSGDAVGVLLTGMGRDGAQGLKLMREQGYLTIAQDQSSSAVYGMPKAAAAINAAVEIRPLDKIAPRLLEIFAK; encoded by the coding sequence ATGAGGATCGCAATCGTCAATGACATGCCCATGGCGGTGGAGGCCCTGCGCCGCGCCTTGGCATTCGAGCCGGCCCACGAGGTGGTCTGGGTCGCCGGCAATGGTGCCGAGGCGGTGCGCCAGTGCGCGCTGGACACGCCGGACCTGATTCTGATGGACCTGATCATGCCGGTGATGGACGGCGTCGAGGCCACGCGGCGGATCATGGCCGAGACCCCCTGTGCCATCGTCATCGTCACCGTGGATCGCCAGCAGAACGTGCACCGGGTGTTCGAGGCCATGGGTCACGGTGCGCTGGACGTGGTCGACACCCCGGCCCTCGGCGCCGGCAATGCCCAGGAAGCGGCCGCGCCGTTGTTGCGCAAGATCCTGAATATCGTCTGGCTGATCGGCGACAAGGGCAACCGCCCGCGCCCGGCGCCGGTACCGTTGCGCAGTTCGGGCTCTCGTCAGAGCCTGATCGCCATTGGCTCATCCGCCGGTGGGCCCGCAGCGCTGGAAGTCTTGCTCAAGGGACTGCCGCGTGATTTCTCTCCGGCCATCGTGCTGGTGCAGCACGTTGACCAGGTGTTTGCCGCCGGCATGGCCGAGTGGCTCGGCAGCGCCAGCGGCCTCGACGTGCGGCTGGCCCAGGAAGGCGAACCGCCGCAAAGCGGCGCGGTGTTGCTGGCCGGCACCAATCATCATATTCGCTTGCTGAAAAACGGCACGCTGGCCTACACCGCCGAACCGGTCAACGAGATCTACCGGCCCTCCATCGATGTGTTCTTCGAGAGCGTGGCCAGTTACTGGAGCGGTGACGCCGTGGGGGTTTTGCTCACCGGCATGGGACGTGATGGCGCCCAGGGGCTTAAACTCATGCGCGAACAGGGCTACCTGACCATCGCACAAGACCAAAGCAGCAGTGCGGTGTACGGCATGCCGAAGGCGGCCGCGGCCATCAATGCTGCCGTGGAGATTCGCCCGCTGGACAAGATAGCACCACGATTGCTGGAGATTTTCGCCAAATGA
- a CDS encoding PleD family two-component system response regulator has protein sequence MTELQLDDFKTDENAAMVLLVDDQAMIGEAVRRGLSNEENIDFHFCADPHQAIAHAVRIKPTVILQDLVMPGLDGLSLVREYRNHPATKDIPIIVLSTKEDPLIKSAAFAAGANDYLVKLPDNIELVARIRYHSRSYMTLLQRDAAYRALRVSQQQLLDTNLVLQRLMNSDGLTGLSNRRHFDEYMELEWRRSLREQNQLSLLMIDVDYFKTYNDTFGHLEGDEALRKVAAAIKDASARPSDLPARYGGEEFALVLPNTSQGGARLVAEKLRMTVEALKVPHISPSEGSSLTISIGLSTMTPTAGSNCRELISAADKGLYSAKNNGRNQVGIG, from the coding sequence ATGACTGAATTACAGCTCGACGACTTCAAGACCGACGAAAACGCCGCCATGGTGTTGCTGGTGGACGATCAGGCCATGATCGGCGAAGCCGTGCGCCGCGGCCTGTCGAACGAAGAGAATATCGATTTCCACTTCTGCGCCGACCCGCACCAGGCCATCGCCCACGCGGTGCGCATCAAGCCGACGGTGATCCTGCAGGATCTGGTGATGCCCGGTCTTGATGGCCTGAGCCTGGTGCGTGAATACCGCAATCACCCGGCGACCAAGGACATTCCGATCATTGTCCTGTCGACCAAGGAAGACCCGCTGATCAAGAGCGCGGCCTTTGCGGCCGGGGCCAACGATTATCTGGTCAAGCTGCCGGACAACATCGAACTGGTCGCGCGCATCCGCTATCACTCGCGCTCCTACATGACCCTGCTGCAACGGGACGCAGCGTACCGTGCGTTGCGGGTCAGCCAGCAGCAACTGCTCGACACCAACCTGGTGCTGCAACGCCTGATGAACTCCGATGGCCTGACGGGGTTGTCGAACCGCCGGCACTTCGATGAATACATGGAGCTGGAGTGGCGCCGTTCGCTGCGTGAGCAGAACCAGTTGTCGTTGTTGATGATCGACGTGGATTACTTCAAGACCTACAACGACACCTTCGGCCACCTTGAAGGTGATGAAGCCCTGCGCAAGGTCGCCGCGGCGATCAAGGATGCCAGCGCCCGGCCCTCGGACCTGCCGGCCCGCTACGGCGGCGAAGAGTTTGCCCTGGTACTGCCCAATACCTCCCAGGGCGGCGCGCGGCTGGTGGCGGAAAAGCTGCGCATGACCGTGGAAGCCCTGAAGGTCCCGCACATTTCACCGAGCGAAGGGTCGAGCCTGACCATCAGTATCGGCCTGTCGACCATGACGCCGACAGCGGGCAGCAATTGCCGCGAATTGATCTCGGCGGCGGACAAGGGGCTGTATTCGGCGAAGAACAATGGGCGTAATCAGGTGGGGATCGGGTAA